The window TCGCGCCGCTCGCCCGTCGACTTGTCGCGCCACGTCTCGGAGGTGGCGATGCGCAGGTTGGCGATCGGACGCCCGTCCTGGGTGCGACGGATCTCCGGGTCCTTGCCCAGGTTGCCCACCAGGATCACCTTGTTGACCGAACCAGCCATGCCATCACTCCTCGTCTTTGCAGCGCGCCACCTCGGCAGCTGCGATGAATCCATCTCTCACCCGGTCCGCCCATGAGGCCCGCCGATGAGTCGCAGTCGCAACCTACCCCATCGTGGGGATCGGCCGGCGGGCGATGGCGGGTTGTCCACGCCAAATCGGGCCGCCAGTGTTCTCTATATGTTCTATAGATAGGACGCGTCGGCGGCGTTGGCAAGGCGCCACTTCATTTGACAGGGATGGATCAGTTGCGGGCGGTTTCGGCGGCCGAGGAGAGGTCCCGCATGACCTTCGCGGGCGCTTGAGACGAGGCCACACAGGACGGCGCCTTGAGCCCGTCGTAGACGGCGACCACGTCACCGCGGAACTGGGTGCCGGTGGCGCGCCGGGCGACGCCGGTGGCGATGCCGCCGTTGCTCCAGCGGGCGCTGCACATCAGCTTCGTCAGGTAGGCGGTGAGATCGGACTTGTAGGTCAGCGCCGGCGGCGGCGGCGAGGCCCCCACCCAGCTCTGCCAGCGCTGCTGGTCGAGCGTGCCCGACCAGGTCGCGTCCTTCTCGGCAAGCTGCGCGGTGAGCTCCTGGCCCTTGCGGCGCAGCTCATCGTCGCCGCCCATACGCTGCAGGCTCGCCTGCAGGCTGGCGCGTTCGGTATCGGCGGGGGCACGCACTGAAAGCTCGCTGAGATCGGTGAGCCCCGTCGAATCCCACACCGGCGCCTGCGCCATCCAGACCACGGCGCCGCGCAGGTCGCTGCCGGCCATCTTCATCCCGCTCATGTCGGTGCCGATGAGCCGCGCCTGCTGCAGGCTCGCCGCCTCGAGATTGGCGTCGCGCAGCACGGCGCCTTCGAGCTGGGCGAAGTCGAGCAGCGCGCCCTGCATCGCGGCGCTGGAGAAATCGGCGAGTTGCAGCCGCGCGCCGGTCAGATCCGCGCCTTGCAGCGAAGCGTTGAGGAAGTTGGCGCCCTGCGCCTGCACGCCGCCGGTCAGGTCCGCCCGGTCGAGGTGCGCGCTCGACAGGCTGGCGCCCGTCAGCACGGCGTTGGCCAGATCGGCACCGTCGAGCTGCGCCTCGTCGAGCTTGGCGCCGCTGAAGTCGACGCCCCACAGGCGGGCGTTGCCAAGGCGGGCGCGCGTCAGGTCGACGCCGCGGGCGGTGGCGCAGCGTGCCGCCACCCGGTTGTCGCTCAGCATCACCGTGTCGGGCTCGGCGCAGGCGAGCGAGGCCTTCTCGAGGTTGGCGCCGACGAGGCTCGCCCCGTCGAGCGCCGCGCCGGTCAAGTCGGCGCCGGAGAAATCCGTGCGGTCGAGCTTGGCGTAGCGCAGGTCGCGGCCGCGCAAACGCAGCGTCTTCTCGCCGCTCGGCTCGCGTTCTCCCAGGAGGTCGGAGTCCGTCACCACGAGGTTGCGGCGGAAGATGCCGAACAGGGTGCCGTCCGTGCCGGCGCTGAGGAACGGCAGCGAAAAGCCGCTCTGCTGCACCTTGCCGCCGTCGGCCGGCTTCGACCACGCCATGAGCCGCTGCCCGACCTTGTCGAGCGGCTCGCCCGGCACGGTCGCGGCGAAATAGGAGAGGTAGGCGACGATGGCCAGCACCACGGCCGTAGATATCGCGCTCACCGGGTGCGCCACGGTCGAGCGCCAGAACGCCTGCAGGAACGACGTCTCCGCCCGCATCAGGAACACACCGATCAGCAGTATCCCGGCGATGTCGAGCGTCAGGAAGATGCGGTTGATCCACGTCGTCGTCACGTCGTGATAGGGCAGGAACGCGACCTGCATGTAGAGCAGCAGAACCACCGGCAGGATGACGATCGTCAGCCACGACATCAGGTTCAGGAAGGCGCTCATTACCACGGAACGCTGCGGGCCGGCGATGCCCTGCACGAAGAAGAAGTTGTGCAGCTCGAGGCGCAAGGGATGGGTGCGCTTGTCGCTCGTCTCGAGGAAACGGATCGCGTGGTCGAACTCCAGCGTCTTGCGGGCGAGCAGCACGAGCTGCGCCAGGATGCCGAGGTGGAACAGCACCAGCACGACCGGCGCGAACTGGAAGAACTGCTTGAGCTGGATCTTGACCTGGAGGATCGGCAGCTCGACCGGCGTCTCGAGCAGCAGCGCCTCGTGGGTGACGCCCGCCACCGCGATCATCAGGTAGGTCATGATGGCGAGGAAGATCAGCCAGCCGGTATGGGCGGTGTCGCTCGAGCTGTTGACGGCTTCGAGCAGGCTGTAGGGGTTGACCGGCGTCTCCGACTCCGGAGAAAGACGAGCCCTGTCCGCCATACCGATTTTACCCCAACACGCTGACGCGCGCGAACTACGCAGAGCTTATGGGAAAAAGTGTGACATGGCTCCGCGAACCGGATCCAAAACCATCATCCCCCTTGCTCTTTCCCCACGGAGCATTGCATGAGTCAAGGGCCGCTCCGCCATACTCGGGCCTGCGACCACGCTATCGACCCGAGGGTGGCCGAAACACCTCAGGAGAGCGCCGAGCTTGAGCGCCGCCCAATATAACTGCCGGAAATGCCCCGGTTACTGCTGTTCCTATCCGCTCATCCCCCTGGATAAGCGCGATGTCGAGCGGCTGGCCCGCCATCACAATCTCTCGTTCGACGAGGCCAAACGGGCGTTTACCAAGGAGGAGCATGGCCGCAAGTACGCCATGCGGCGCAAGAAGGACGAGCTGTACGGCAAGATCTGCCGCTTCTTCGACACCAAGAAGCGCTGCTGCACCATCTACACGGCGCGCCCCTCAGTGTGCCGCTCGTTCCCCGGCTCCGGCCGCTGCGGCTACTACGACTTCCTCGCCTTCGAGCGCCGCGCGCAAGAGGACGAAAAGTACGTGGCCCTCACCAACCACGCCGACTGAAGTCGCCCACTGTCATCCTCGGGCTTGTCCCGAGGACCCACCTCTCCAATTCTCCTTCGAGCAAATCGAATGCTGAGCGCTGGATCCTCGGCCCAAGGCCGAGGATGACAGATCTGGGTTGCGGCCGCGCGCCTAGCCCGTGGTGACGGCGGTCTCGACGTCGGAGGGATCGACGCGGCGCGCAAGTCCACGCGCCAGCTTCTCGCGGTCGAGCTCGCCCTCCCACGCCGAGACGACGATCGTCGCCACGCCGTTGCCGATGAAGTTGGTCAACGCCCGGCACTCGCTCATGAACTTGTCGATGCCGAGCACGATGGCCATGCCGGGCACGAGCGCCGGACTGACCACCGCCAGCGTCGCGGCGAGCGTCACGAAGCCGGCGCCGGTGACGCCGCTCGCCCCCTTCGACGTCAGCATGGCGACGCCGAGTATGACCGCCTGCTCATAGAGCGTCAGCTCGACACCCAGCGCTTGGGCGATGAACAGCGTCGCCAGCGTCAGGTAGATATTGGTGCCGTCGAGGTTGAACGAATAGCCGGTGGGAACCACGAGGCCGACCACCGACTTGGAGCACCCGAGCCGCTCCAGCTTCTCCATCAACTGCGGCAGCGCGCTTTCCGAGGACGACGTGCCGAGCACCAAGAGCAACTCGTCCTTGATGTAGGAGAGGAAGCGCAGGATCGAGAAGCCGGCCACGCGCGCAATAACGCCGAGCACGACGAAGATGAACAGCGCCGAGGTGAGATAGAACGTGGCGATCAGCCCGGCGAGGTTGCCGAGCGCCTCCGGACCGTACTTGCCGATGGTGTAGGCCATGGCGCCGAACGCGCCGACCGGCGCCGCCTTCATGATCACGGCGATGATGCCGAAGAACGCGTGGCCGAGATCGTCGACCAGCGTCCGCACGGCGCGTCCGCGCTCGCCCAGCACCATCAGCGCGAAGCCGAACAGGATGGCGATCAGCAGCACCTGCAGGATGTTGCCGTCGGCGAACGCGCCGACGAGGCTGTCGGGGATGATGTGTAGGATGAACTCGACCGTCGACTGGTGCGCGGCGCGATCGGCGTACTGCGCCACCGCCGCCGCATCGCCGGCGGCGCCCGAGAACCCCTCGCCCGGCCGCACCACGTTGCCGACGACCAGGCCGATTACCAGCGCCAGGGTCGACACGATTTCGAAATAGACGAGCGACTTGATACCGACGCGCCCGACCTTGCTCGCATCCTCGATGTGGGCGATGCCGGACACCACGGTGCAGAAGATGATGGGCGCGATGGCCATCTTGATGAGCTTGATGAAGCCGTCGCCCAGCGCCTTCATCCACGGACTCTCGGCGATGTCGGGGGCGAGCCAGCCGACCAAGAAGCCGAGCACGATGGCGAACAGCACCTGAACGTAGAGCACGCGGTAGAACGGCTTGCGGGGAGCCTTGCCGCCTGGCCTTGCAACCGCCTGTGCCACGACGTTCCCCCGGGCTCGTACTCATTGCCGCGATCTAACCAATTCGGTGAGAACGCCGCAATCGGTTCCGCGGTTCACTCAGGTCGGACGAGGCGCGGCGGGCGACTTCACATGCTCGGGGCGCACGCCCACGCCGACGATGCGCGCCGGGATACGCTGCAGGAACGGCAGCCTGTTGAACAGGCTCACCGCCCGCGGGGCCTGCAGCGGCTGGTTGGAGCTGAGCACGGGCTGCACGATGCGGTTCTGCGCCAAAACCTGCAGCCGTTGCGTTACACGCGTCGGGAACGTGCGCCGGTGTTGCACCTTCGCCAGGTCGAACGTCGACAGCGTGCCGTCCTTCAGCGGCTTCCAGAGGATGTTGGCTGCGGCTACCGCGTCCTGGATGGCGAGATTGATGCCGACGCCGCCGATGGGCGACATGGCGTGCGCCGCATCGCCGATGCACAGAAGCCCGGGGCGATACCAGGTGCGCAGCCGGTCGATGGATACGGTCAGCAGCTTCACGTCGTCCCACGTCTTTAGCTCGTCCACCCGGTCGGCGAGGAACGGCAGCGCCTTGGCGATGATCTCGCGAAACGCCGGCAGCCCCTGCTCCCTCAGCTTCTCCGCCGTGTCCTTGGGGATCACGTAGGCGAGCTGGAAGTAGTCGCCACGATCGAGCATCGCGAAAAAGCTGCCGGCATTAAGACGGCCGCCGGACGGCGGATCGTCGGGCCGCCGCGAGACGCGCATCCAGAACACGTCGATCGGCGCGCCGATGTCCTCCACCTCGAGTCCGGCCTTGGCGCGCACCGTCGACTTGCGGCCGTCGCAACCGACGGTGAGCTTGGCACGTACCTCGAGCGGGCCCTCGGGCGTCGTGGCGCGAACGCCGACGACGCGCCCGCGCTCCTCCACGAGGTCGGTAACGTTCGCCTGCATGATGAGCTTGAAGTTTGGATACTTGCGCGCCTCGTCGGCGAGGAAGTCGAGGAAGTCCCACTGCGGCATCAGCGCGATGAACGCATGGCGCGGCGGCAGCCAGGTGAAGTCGGCGAAGTTGATCGACGTGTCGCCGACCTGCACGCCGAGCCGCGACACCTTGTTGTGCGGCAGCTTCAACAGGTCGTCGAGCAGCCCCAGCTCGTCCATCACCTCGAGCGTCGAGGGATGGATGGTGTCGCCGCGGAAGTCGCGCAGGAAGTCGGCGTGCTTCTCCAGCACCACGACGTCGATGCCGGCGCGCGCCAGCAAGAGGCCGAGCACCATTCCAGCCGGACCGCCGCCGACGACGCAACAGGTGGTCGCCAACGTTCCCGATGAAGCCATCGTCATTGCTTGAGCCCGCAAGCCTGCAGCAGCGAGTCGAAGCGGCCTTCCGCCTCCTTCTCCATCGCCTGGGCCTTGTCCTCAGGAACGCCGCTGGCCATCAACCCCTTGGTGACGGCGACGATCTTGGTGGCGCTGCCCTCCAGGGTGGCGGTGAGAATCAGGCGCAGGAAGCGCGACAGCTCGGTGCCGGCCTTGTCGGCAATGCACGTGCAGCTATCGGCGCGCTTTTCGATGTTGCGGCCGTTGCAGGCGTCGAGCAGCGCCTGCTTTTCCTCCGGCGGATAGCTGCCGCCGATGGCGAGATCGGCCTCCGTCACCTGCACGGTCGGAACGTTGCTCGCCCAATAGAAGATACCGACCATAGCGGCGGCGGCGGCTAGGAACATCACGCCGAATATCACGAGCACCCACTTCAGCACCGTCATTGCAGCCTCCCAGCGGTGACGAGGAAATGACCTTAGCCGCGAACCGTTCCCGAGGCCATGCCTGACGCGGCGCAGCTTGTATCGACCGACCGCTTGAACCACAGCAACGCAAAACCGATCAGCGGTAGAAGGATGTCCGAGTAGAGCATGATGCCCGCGTTGCCCGGCGCCATGTTGCCCGTGGCGAGAATGCTCTTGATGTGCTCGGCCGCAGCGCCCCACTGGAACATCGCCGGCCCGAGGATCGACGCCAGCCGCACCATGCAGTTGCCCTTGAAGGCGAGCAGACCCACCGCCGCGAAGCCGAGACTTGCATAGCCGACCTCCGCCTGGAACGGACTGTTCGCCCAGCCGATGAAGCTCGCCGCCAGATCGCCGAAGAAGACGTGGAACACGAAGTTGTAGAAGTAGGCGATGGCGATCGTGAAGAGAATGAAATAGGCGAGCAGCCCTTCGGCGACGTTGGCGCGCGTGAGGCCGCCCGGCGCACGCGCCGCTGCGATTAACCCGGCGGCGATCCCCAGCACCAGGAACGTCAGCGTGAAATTCCCCAAGACGAATGCGATCAGCGCGCCCATCGCTAGCTCCCTCCACTGAGCGGCCGACCCTAGACGCGAGCTCCTAAAAGCCAGTGTCGTGAGAACACGAAATTCCGCGCACGCAATTCCAAAGTTTGTAACGTTATACTCTTGCTGATTGCCGCTCCGGGCACCACCTTTTCCCGCAACCGCCGAGAGAAGCGGAGAAAACGCAAAACATCCACTCAACCGGAGGAAAACGAAATGAAATTGGCTACGGCCGCCGCGGCGGCGGCTCTCACTCTCGCCATCGCCGGTCCGGCAGCGGCAGTGACCGTCAAGAACACCAGCGCGGGCGAGTTCACCGTGGGCATCGACTACGGCAACGAGGAGAAGGTCGAGACCATCGCCGCCGGCAAGGAAGTGAAGGTCGATTGCAAGGACGGCTGCGCTGTCACCGGCCCGTGGGGCTTCTCGTGGTTCGCCAAGGAAGGCGACACGATCTCGTCGAACGGTCAGGCGCTCGTGACCGTGCAGGAGCCGGGCGGCGCCAAGAAGAAGTAGCAGTCGCCTTCTTACGGGCGGCACTTGCGCCCGGAGGCCGAGGAGCTTGTCTCCCCGGCCTTTTTTTGTGCGTCCCACTAGTCGATGTGATTGCAACGCCAAAACGTGCCCGGTAAATTGCGAGCATTCATTTCTCTATTTTGTTGGGAGAACTTCATGTCAGAAGTGCGCGTTTTGCTCGTGATGCGAGCGCAGGCTGAATTGCGAGAATTTGCTGTCCTGGCGAATGCTCCCCAAAAAATCAAAATCCGTCATGCGCCCGAGACTCTGCCTGACTATGTGACCGTCGATAAGACTTTTGCGCCAGTGCCGTTGGGCCGCATCGGCCATACGCCACGTCTCGCACTCTCGACCACCGCAAGATCGCCGGAGTTTGTGATCCGCGCCACGGTTCCCCGGTCAGAGATCGCGTCGTTGACACGGCAAGAGGGCGTGGAAGTCTATTCGGACCCAAAAATTGCGCCTTTTTCAACGTGTCCCGGCGATCCCGCCGTCGGATCTGCGAAGGACGTCGCCAAGGCTATCGACGTTGCCAAACTGGCAGACATGGGATGTGAAGGAAGCAAGGTTGCGATCGCGATTATGGACACCGGCATAAACCTTGCGCATCTCAAGAAGGTGGGCGCGAAGGTGTCGTTCGACAGTAGCGTCTCCTGGTCGCCAAGCGGCGTATCTGGGAAGCCGGGCAAGCATCCCGTCCACCACGGAACGATGTGCGCCTACGACGCTCTCATTGCTGCACCGAAAGCGACGCTGCTGGATTTTCCGATTCTTTTATCGACGACGAGTGGAGCCAGCGGGATGGACGGCTTCCTGAGCGACGCCCTTCAAGCCTACTCGTATCTGATGATGACCATGCGATCGTCTGACTGGAAATACAGTGCGCTCGTCGTGAATAATAGCTGGGGCATGTATCACGAGAGTTGGGATTTCCCGAAAGGTCATTCCGGCCGCTACGCCGACAACCCCAACCATCCGTTCAACATCATCGTGGGAACCCTGGCGCGCGCCGGCGCCGATATCCTTTTCGCGGCTGGGAATTGCGGATCACCGTGCCCGGACGCCCGGTGCGAAGGCGTCACAAAAAACACAATCATGGGGGCCAACGCTCACCCGGACGTCATTACCGTAGCTGGCGCCACCGTGAAGAAACGCAGAGTGGGATATTCGTCGCAGGGTCCAGCCATTCCGGGCATGAAGCACTCAAAACCCGATCTTACGGCCTATACACACTTTGCCGGGTCACAGGCCTTTGGTGCCGATGAGCCCGACAGCGGGACCTCTGCTGCCTGCCCAGTTGCTGCAGGCTGCGTGGCCGCCATTCGAAGTCGCGTAGCCCCTTCAAAGATCGGCGCCGGCGACCTATCTCGGGAGCTGAGATCTGACGCTACGCAGCCGACCGGACCGACCGGTTGGAACAAGAATTACGGCTATGGTATTATCAACGCCGTCGGCACAGCTATGAGGCTCCTGCCGAGTGCCTGAGAGGTCAAATGCCATGGGAGGCCGCATCGTCGCTTCAGACAAGGTTCTGATGACGGTTGAACTCGCTTCACCCACGCTCGCCAACGCGGCGAAGTCGCTTGGCGTGAAAATCGGAGCGATCGACAAGGACTTCGGCATTGTCCCCATCGATCCTGATCGGCACCTCTACTCGATCAAGGTGTCTCCCGAGGCTGTACCCAGTATGGCGGCGGACGCGCAGTATAGAGGACCGTTCTCAAATCCACGGATTGGCACCTACGGGCCGCCGAAGAGTGGCATCGTCCGGAAGTAGCTGAGCGCCTGCGCAATCGCGGCCTCCTGTAACGGTTGAGCCATCACCGTGGGTGAAACCCACAAGACAACCCACGTTCGCGGGTGGAGAACTGGTTTCCTCGGCCTTTTTTCGTGCGGTTCGCGCGCTCGCTGTTGGTAAACGAAGCCAGCGCGGTACCACTATTTCCCAGCGTCGCCCGATCAAAAGGCTAACTGGCTCGGTTGCGACCTGATTGCCATTCATAAACGACCGAAGCCGACTCTTCGTACAGGGCCATCAATCGGGTTTCCCGGCGTCGGCGCAGCATGCTCTTTCCATAAGGCGCGCGCCTATGCCCCGCTACTTCTTCAACGTGCACTTTGATCATCACATTGCACGCGACCCTGTAGGCGTTGAGGTCGCTGACTTGGCTGAAGCTGTCATCCAAGCACAGAAGGCGCGCACCGAGATCATGCATGAGGACGACCTCGTCCAACTCTGGCTTGAAATCGTTGATGAGCGCGGGCTGGTCTTAGCAAGGGTCGGCCGCTGAACCTGCAAAACTTTCAGTCTACGGAATGATTAACTTTCGGGCTGATTGGACCGCGCGTCGTTAGCGGATGACACGCTCTCGATGCTGAGCTAGGTTGTGAGCTTCGACGCTTAACTTACTGTTTTGTAAGCTGCGAACCAATTCAGCGCAGACTAGATTTTTTTTGAACGTTGCGACACGGGTCAGCATGTCTGGTGAAGACGCCATCAAGCTGGAAGGCGGTGACGTCCACCTCACTGGTGGCGGGGATTCTACTATTGTGGCCAATGAGCTCGTCGACGAGACGAACCGCGCCACGAGTGAGTTGGTGGACCTCGTGACCGAGGCGACCTGGAACGAAGCTCTGAGTCAGCTTGGCGGATTACCAAGCAACCCCTTACCCCTTTGGATGTTGCTCGCCACGCGCATACTGCGCGCGGTCGCCGATGGGGAGCGCGATCCGCAACGCCTCGAGCGCTTCGCTTTGGAGGGACTCAACGACTCCGAGGGCTTCGGCAAAGGGCGCCGTCCTTGACGCCGTCTACGAGTGGCGACGCCTGCAGATCGGTTTCGAAGACGTCTTCGGTGGCATTCGACGCGTGGTTGGTCGCAGCATCATTTTCTTGGGGTGCGCTTCGCTAACGGCAGGGCTCCCAAGTCTCAGCTGATCCGGTCAGATACCCGGTTGGTCATCCGCCCGACCGTGCCTCGCGTAGGGTTAAGCTCCGCGCCTTCCACGTCGTAATTCTTCTTGGTACGGGGTTTGCACATCAGAGCCCGACGGGGTGTCACTGAGTGCGAGGTCCCAATATGGATCTGCCGACCAAGCCCTGGTTGTGCGATGATCGCGTTGTCGTCATCGCCCGGCAAACGATGACACGCGAATTTTGGGCCCGCGTTTTCAAGGAAGAGCGAGGCATATCCCCGGAGTGCTTCGCCGCCCTGGATGAATGGGTGGACGGCGGATGCCTTCCCAACCCCAGCATCGTCGTTTTGTACCAAAGCGGGATAGTGAAGACGGACGCGTTGGCCGAAGTGGAACGACTCTCGGCTCAGGCTGCCGGCAGTCCCGTCGTGGTCGTTTCCGACAACGAAGATCCAGCTGTCATTGTCCAGATGCTCGCCCAGAAGGTTCGTGGCTACGTCCCGACAAGCTTCTCGCTGTCCACGGCCATGCAGGCCATGGATCTCGTTCGTGCAGGTGGCACCTTTGTTCCGGCGAGCAGTTTGATCGCCGCTCATCACGCACCGGAGGAGGCACAGACTTGCGCGCCAAAATCCAACGGCCTGTTCACGACGCGCCAGGCCGCGGTGATCGATGCTCTGCGGCGAGGGAAACCGAATAAGATCATCGCCTACGAGCTCAAGATGCGCGAGAGCACCGTAAAGGTCCACGTCCGCAACATCATGAAGAAGCTCCACGCCACCAACCGCACGCAGGTGGCCTATCTGGCAACCCAGCTGCTCGAGGACAGTGGCGGCAAGGGACTTAATGGAGGCAACCGAGAGGTTTCGATGCCTGACACAGCGCGCGGCGGGCACCTCAAGCTCGTCTGCAACGAGGTCGAGTAGCGGCGGGGCAAACCGGCACGCAACTCGGTCAGTGGTTCGACCGACGCGGTATCTTCGCTTAGGGACGAAAGCGGACGGCGTGGTCGACTGTGGGTGACGCCCTACGGGTCAGGACCGGACGATCTTCGCTAGCCGTCAACAGGCCATGAAGCGGCGCGACAGTTGCGGCGCTTCCGGACGGCCGCTTCTCTCACTATCTATAGACGGCCCGGATCACCCCGTTCCCCCGTAGATTTGCCGCCCCAAACGGCGTCGGTTAGACACACCCATGGCCAAAGCCCCTAAGCCGCCCGCGGCGCCGTCGCTGATGAAAACCATCCACGTCCGCGGGGCGCGCGAGCACAACCTCAAGAACGTCGACCTCGAGATCCCGCGCGACGCCCTCGTCGTGTTCACGGGCCTCTCCGGCTCCGGCAAGTCCTCGCTCGCCTTCGACACCATCTATGCCGAGGGCCAGCGCCGCTACGTGGAGAGCCTGTCGGCCTACGCCCGCCAGTTCCTCGAGATGATGCAGAAGCCGGACGTCGACCATATCGACGGCCTGTCGCCCGCCATCTCCATCGAGCAGAAGACGACCTCGAAGAACCCGCGCTCCACCGTCGGCACGGTGACGGAGATCTACGACTACCTGCGCCTCCTCTTCGCGCGCGTCGGCGTCCCCTACTCGCCGGCCACCGGGCTGCCGATCGAGAGCCAGACCGTGTCGCAGATGGTCGACCGCGTGCTCGCCCTGCCGGAAGGCACGCGCCTCTACCTGCTGGCGCCCATCGCCCGGGGCCGCAAGGGCGAGTTCAAGAAGGAGCTGGCCGAGCTGCAGAAGAAGGGCTTCCAGCGCGTCAAGGTCGACGGCACCTTCTACGAGATCGACGAGGCGCCGAAGCTCGACAAGAAGTTCAAGCACGACGTCGACGTCGTGGTGGACCGCCTGGTCGTGCGCGCCGACATCGCCAAGCGCCTCGCCGACTCGTTCGAGACCGCGCTCAACTTGAGCGAGGAGCAGATCGCCGTCGCCGAGCTGGCCGACAAGCCGCTGCCCGCCTCCGAGACCAAGGGCGCCAACAAGTCGAAGAACGAGACGCACGAGCGCGTCACCTTCTCCGCACGCTTCGCCTGTCCCGTCTCCGGCTTCACCATCGACGAGATCGAGCCGCGCCTGTTCTCGTTCAACGCCCCCGCCGGCGCCTGTCCGACCTGCGACGGCCTCGGCACCGAATTGCAGTTCGAGGCCGAGCTCGTCGTGCCCAACGCCGATCTGTCGCTGTCGGAAGGCGCCATCGTGCCGTGGGCGAAGACCGGCGCCTCGTCTCCTTATTACGAGCAGACGCTGGAAAGCCTGACCAAGCACTTCAAGGTGTCGATGTCGACGCCGTGGAACAAGCTGCCCAAGCACGTGCAGCTCGCCCTCCTCTACGGCACCGGCGAGGAGGAGGTGACGCTCACCTACTGGGACGGCACCCGCAACTACAAGACCGTCAAGCCGTTCGAAGGCGTCATCGGCAACATCGAGCGGCGCTGGCGCGAGACCGACTCCGAGTGGGTGCGCGAGGAGCTGGCGCGCTACCAGGGCTCGCACCCGTGCGAAGCCTGCAACGGCTATCGCCTCAAGCCGCAAGCGCTCGCCGTCAAGGTGGGCGGCAAGCACATCGGCGAAGTCACCGACATGTCGATCAAGGCGGCCAACCAATGGTTCGCCGAGCTACCCAAGACCTTCACCAAGCAGCAGACCGAGATCGCCACGCGCATCCTCAAGGAGATCCGCGAGCGGCTGCAGTTCCTGAACGACGTCGGCCTCGAATACCTCACGCTCTCCCGCGCCGCCGGCACGCTGTCGGGCGGCGAAAGCCAGCGCATCCGCCTCGCCTCGCAAATCGGCTCCGGCCTCACCGGCGTGCTCTATGTGCTCGACGAGCCGTCAATCGGGTTGCATCAGCGCGACAACGACCGCCTGCTCGGCACGCTCAAGCACCTGCGCGACATCGGCAACACGGTGATCGTCGTCGAGCACGACGAGGACGCCATCATGCAGGCCGACTACGTCGTCG of the Hyphomicrobium album genome contains:
- a CDS encoding helix-turn-helix transcriptional regulator, with amino-acid sequence MDLPTKPWLCDDRVVVIARQTMTREFWARVFKEERGISPECFAALDEWVDGGCLPNPSIVVLYQSGIVKTDALAEVERLSAQAAGSPVVVVSDNEDPAVIVQMLAQKVRGYVPTSFSLSTAMQAMDLVRAGGTFVPASSLIAAHHAPEEAQTCAPKSNGLFTTRQAAVIDALRRGKPNKIIAYELKMRESTVKVHVRNIMKKLHATNRTQVAYLATQLLEDSGGKGLNGGNREVSMPDTARGGHLKLVCNEVE
- the uvrA gene encoding excinuclease ABC subunit UvrA; amino-acid sequence: MAKAPKPPAAPSLMKTIHVRGAREHNLKNVDLEIPRDALVVFTGLSGSGKSSLAFDTIYAEGQRRYVESLSAYARQFLEMMQKPDVDHIDGLSPAISIEQKTTSKNPRSTVGTVTEIYDYLRLLFARVGVPYSPATGLPIESQTVSQMVDRVLALPEGTRLYLLAPIARGRKGEFKKELAELQKKGFQRVKVDGTFYEIDEAPKLDKKFKHDVDVVVDRLVVRADIAKRLADSFETALNLSEEQIAVAELADKPLPASETKGANKSKNETHERVTFSARFACPVSGFTIDEIEPRLFSFNAPAGACPTCDGLGTELQFEAELVVPNADLSLSEGAIVPWAKTGASSPYYEQTLESLTKHFKVSMSTPWNKLPKHVQLALLYGTGEEEVTLTYWDGTRNYKTVKPFEGVIGNIERRWRETDSEWVREELARYQGSHPCEACNGYRLKPQALAVKVGGKHIGEVTDMSIKAANQWFAELPKTFTKQQTEIATRILKEIRERLQFLNDVGLEYLTLSRAAGTLSGGESQRIRLASQIGSGLTGVLYVLDEPSIGLHQRDNDRLLGTLKHLRDIGNTVIVVEHDEDAIMQADYVVDIGPGAGIHGGEVIAKGTPAEIMANPASLTGQYLSGARQIPLPKKRRSPQKGNSIRIVGASENNLQNVTADIPIGLFTCITGVSGSGKSTLTVDTLYAAAARKLANARVHAGAHTRIEGLDQLDKVIDIDQSPIGRTPRSNPATYTGAFTPIRDWFAGLPEAKARGYGPGRFSFNVKGGRCEACQGDGVIKIEMHFLPDVYVTCDVCKGKRYNRETLEITFKDKSIADVLDMTVEEGARFFSAVPSIRDKLETLARVGLGYIHIGQQATTLSGGEAQRIKLSKELSRRATGRTLYILDEPTTGLHFHDVAKLLEVLHELADAGNTVVVIEHNLEVIKTADWIIDMGPQGGDGGGRIVAAGTPEDVAATKESYTGQYLRDLLGRRAKGRAEGAQAKNGKRQAAE